The following proteins are encoded in a genomic region of Sesamum indicum cultivar Zhongzhi No. 13 linkage group LG8, S_indicum_v1.0, whole genome shotgun sequence:
- the LOC105167910 gene encoding sphingolipid delta(4)-desaturase DES1-like: MGYGGKQRGEDEEETMATDFFWSYTDEPHASRRRQILSQYPQIKHLFGPDPFAFLKIAAVVLLQLWTATFLYNASWMKILIVAYFFGSFLNHNLFLAIHELSHNLAFSTPVYNRWLGIFANLPIGVPMSVTFQKYHLEHHRYQGVDGVDMDVPSLTEAKLVTNVVSKSIWVIFQLFFYALRPLFLKPKPPGIWEFVNLIIQLALDVALVHFWGWKALGYLILSTFVGGGMHPMAGHFISEHYVFNPDQETYSYYGPLNLMTWSVGYHNEHHDFPRIPGSKLHKVREIAPEFYENLDSYRSWSQVIYMYIMDRAVGPFSRMKRNLSTKSLKKSE; this comes from the exons ATGGGGTACGGTGGGAAACAGAGAGGCGAAGACGAAGAAGAAACAATGGCTACGGATTTCTTCTGGTCATACACAGACGAGCCGCATGCTTCCCGCAGACGGCAGATCCTCTCTCAATACCCTCAAATCAAACACCTCTTCGGCCCTGACCCCTTTGCTTTCCTTAAg ATTGCTGCAGTTGTATTGCTTCAGCTATGGACTGCAACCTTCCTATACAATGCATCTTGGATGAAGATACTTATAGTGGcttatttttttggttcttttctCAATCACAATCTCTTCTTGGCCATTCATGAGCTTAGCCACAACTTAGCCTTCTCGACTCCAGTCTACAACCGATGGCTGGGGATTTTTGCTAACCTTCCTATTGGTGTACCCATGTCTGtcacttttcaaaaatatcatcTTGAGCACCATCGCTACCAAGGGGTGGATGGAGTCGATATGGACGTTCCAAGCCTCACGGAAGCCAAGCTGGTAACAAATGTTGTCTCAAAATCAATATGGGTCATTttccaactatttttttatgctcTTCGACCACTCTTTCTCAAACCAAAACCTCCTGGCATATGggaatttgttaatttgattatCCAACTGGCCCTTGATGTTGCTCTGGTTCATTTCTGGGGCTGGAAGGCTTTGGgttatttgattttgtctACCTTTGTTGGAGGTGGAATGCACCCAATGGCTGGCCACTTTATCTCAGAACACTATGTTTTTAATCCAGATCAAGAAACCTACTCTTACTATGGTCCTCTGAACCTTATGACATGGAGCGTAGGCTACCACAATGAGCACCATGATTTCCCAAGAATACCAGGGAGCAAGCTTCACAAGGTGAGGGAGATTGCACCAGAGTTCTATGAGAATTTGGATTCTTATAGATCTTGGAGCCAGGTCATCTACATGTACATTATGGATAGGGCAGTAGGCCCATTTAGCCGGATGAAGAGAAATCTATCAACCAAGTCCCTGAAGAAATCTGAATAG